One stretch of Aquimarina sp. Aq107 DNA includes these proteins:
- a CDS encoding CHAT domain-containing tetratricopeptide repeat protein — translation MYKKKIVFILYIIFFLTLPTKGQGISPELDSIHQLTGSNFNKLELYYGLIKTHERSENYTQLGYDAHQIAKWIHKEKKWEEAIKIVEIAYQAREKATPFNKELLKRSYYNYAIYNRRHENYTIAIEYFEKLLALGGTKFLRGKSYELIGESYEILGDYYKSVDYRIKSLQNYSKKDIQKGFLVYGNINLAYSYRLIRSAESSKKAIEHLLKAEKLLGDSSTMDKQKLYNIKNNLGNLYCEGVGTQNIDNCIKCYDEALTILKELEFKEKYAKSYYNLGLTFIEIDSIRSQFFFDKALEYASYAPSFKHKIFFGLGIKELSNENYIAAQENFSSVFSIYFDKKIKDIYWLPAKNDLEQVVNKTFFLELLKRKLKAWIELGKTKNDSLYFEEAIRTAHASDQLVDLLLKENISTRSKLLWRSLASEIYIMGLEACLQLKKNEDSYYFMEKSKALLLLQEITKDKTALSPSILEKEKKLKDVIVGLRSKLRLLDQNSSDSIQKVLLSKQARLKKIRDSLAPIYPTYFTHFSIPEITPLSKLELSPNEVIIEYNMAERIAGVIPEAYGMFITKNKKEIFKIENVNRLQKEIYRLRELLNKPFTTSLDISEYSELAYSLYNSLIPKNLQKHLVNNKVTFIPDYILNYIPFEALITNPKKGTYLIQQTEINYAYSLSFSKENAKIDRKPKNDYLGIAPITFSNILTSLPNSKKELVNAKHYYSGDLLLNEKATIQNFKKVANQYKILHLATHADASDSLTPWIAFQREKLTELQLSTIDNQSELVVLSACNTSLGKINTGEGVFSLARGFFKSGANTVIPTLWNTNDKATATITSDFYKNLSKGQTKSAALRTAKLNYLNNNTDAEASPHYWASLVLIGDSGTLLPQSNNLLFLWIGLGIILLVLVIYRFYLIKKK, via the coding sequence TTGTACAAAAAGAAGATAGTATTCATATTATATATTATTTTTTTCCTGACCCTACCAACAAAGGGTCAGGGAATTTCTCCTGAATTAGATTCTATTCATCAGTTAACTGGCTCTAATTTTAATAAATTAGAGCTTTATTATGGTTTAATAAAAACCCACGAAAGAAGCGAAAACTATACCCAGTTGGGCTATGACGCACATCAAATAGCTAAATGGATTCATAAGGAAAAAAAGTGGGAAGAGGCTATAAAAATAGTTGAAATTGCTTATCAAGCAAGAGAAAAAGCTACTCCCTTCAATAAGGAATTGTTAAAAAGAAGTTATTACAATTACGCCATCTACAACCGTAGACATGAAAATTACACTATTGCTATTGAGTACTTTGAAAAACTACTTGCATTAGGAGGAACAAAATTTTTAAGGGGTAAGTCATATGAGTTAATTGGTGAATCTTACGAAATCCTAGGAGACTATTACAAATCCGTTGACTATAGAATAAAATCTTTACAAAATTATTCAAAAAAAGATATCCAAAAAGGTTTTTTAGTATATGGAAACATCAATTTAGCCTATAGTTATCGCTTAATACGATCTGCAGAAAGTTCTAAGAAGGCAATTGAACACCTCCTAAAAGCAGAAAAGCTTTTAGGAGATAGCAGTACCATGGATAAGCAAAAACTATATAACATAAAAAACAATCTTGGAAACTTGTATTGTGAAGGTGTTGGAACCCAAAACATAGACAATTGTATTAAATGTTATGATGAAGCTTTAACAATTTTGAAAGAATTAGAGTTTAAAGAAAAGTATGCTAAATCATATTACAATTTAGGATTGACTTTTATTGAAATTGATTCTATTCGTTCTCAATTCTTTTTTGATAAAGCATTAGAATATGCTTCCTATGCGCCATCCTTTAAACATAAAATTTTCTTCGGATTAGGGATTAAGGAGTTATCAAATGAAAATTATATCGCCGCCCAAGAAAATTTTAGCTCAGTTTTTTCAATCTATTTTGATAAAAAAATAAAAGATATCTACTGGCTCCCTGCAAAAAATGATTTGGAGCAAGTAGTAAACAAAACTTTTTTCCTAGAATTACTAAAAAGAAAATTAAAAGCCTGGATAGAACTAGGGAAAACAAAAAACGACTCATTGTATTTTGAGGAAGCAATTCGCACGGCACATGCAAGTGACCAACTGGTTGATCTGTTATTAAAAGAAAATATATCTACTAGATCTAAATTACTATGGAGAAGCCTTGCTTCGGAAATTTACATTATGGGCTTAGAGGCTTGTTTACAGCTTAAGAAAAATGAGGATTCTTACTATTTCATGGAAAAAAGTAAGGCTTTATTATTATTACAAGAAATTACAAAAGATAAAACAGCCTTATCGCCTAGTATCTTGGAAAAAGAAAAAAAATTAAAAGACGTTATCGTTGGATTAAGATCAAAGCTCAGATTATTAGATCAAAATTCCTCCGATTCAATCCAAAAAGTTTTATTGTCTAAACAAGCGAGACTAAAAAAAATTAGAGATTCATTAGCTCCTATATATCCAACATATTTTACACATTTTTCTATACCCGAAATTACACCTTTATCTAAACTAGAGCTAAGTCCGAATGAAGTAATTATTGAATACAACATGGCAGAAAGAATCGCTGGTGTAATTCCAGAAGCTTATGGTATGTTTATTACAAAAAATAAAAAAGAAATTTTTAAGATCGAGAATGTAAACAGACTACAAAAAGAAATTTATAGACTCAGAGAGCTACTAAACAAACCATTTACGACATCATTAGATATTTCAGAATATAGTGAGTTAGCTTACAGCTTATACAATTCTTTGATCCCTAAAAATCTGCAAAAGCATTTAGTAAATAATAAAGTTACTTTTATTCCAGATTATATTTTAAATTACATTCCTTTTGAAGCACTCATAACAAACCCTAAAAAAGGAACTTACTTAATACAGCAGACCGAAATAAATTATGCGTATTCTCTATCCTTTTCTAAAGAAAATGCAAAAATTGATCGTAAGCCAAAAAATGATTATTTAGGCATTGCACCTATAACATTTTCAAATATTTTAACCTCACTTCCCAATAGCAAAAAGGAATTAGTTAATGCCAAACATTATTATTCTGGTGATTTATTACTTAACGAAAAGGCGACTATTCAAAATTTCAAAAAAGTAGCCAACCAATATAAAATATTACATTTAGCTACACACGCTGATGCTTCCGACTCTTTAACCCCTTGGATCGCTTTTCAACGAGAAAAACTTACTGAACTACAACTTTCTACTATTGATAATCAATCAGAACTAGTAGTTCTTAGTGCCTGCAACACTTCCTTGGGCAAAATTAATACAGGCGAAGGTGTATTCAGTCTTGCTCGTGGATTCTTTAAATCCGGAGCTAATACCGTGATTCCAACTTTATGGAACACCAATGATAAAGCCACAGCTACTATTACCTCTGACTTTTACAAAAACCTAAGTAAAGGACAAACCAAATCTGCAGCCCTACGAACAGCAAAGCTAAATTATCTTAACAACAATACAGATGCAGAAGCATCTCCTCACTATTGGGCGTCGCTTGTACTGATTGGCGATAGCGGAACGTTGTTGCCACAATCTAATAACTTGTTGTTTTTGTGGATTGGTCTAGGTATTATTTTATTAGTTCTTGTTATATACCGTTTCTATTTGATTAAAAAGAAATAG
- a CDS encoding lanthionine synthetase C family protein, producing the protein MNIDKLHQKLKEINTIIDQQQYQKENIGVLSGSSGIALFQFYYAKFLDKDITETSNSLMKNCIQKINEGYNHGTYCSGISGMGWVLNHLEQNDFIEIDIDNLCLDLDNYLYQLMVNDLQKGNYDFLHGGLGYAFYFLSRYENTKSDSAKKNYQAYLLFFIHLISKKSENYKNTIRWISEIGVEHKEKVYNLGLSHGMSSIVGILTKLSKHQYFEKETKLLLQLTISYILKYQKENTKGYSMFPNVIYENGFYEYKSRLAWCYGDLGIGIRLWYAAKALGDTSLKENAIKILEHAALRTNNEQNMVKDAGLCHGSFGNAQIFLRMYKETQMSVFKDACDFWIQDGLNKAIHVDGYAGFKQWKGTNKWKKEVSLLEGIAGIGLTLIDYLADFETNWDECLMIS; encoded by the coding sequence ATGAACATTGATAAGCTTCATCAAAAACTGAAAGAAATCAATACTATTATTGATCAACAACAATATCAAAAAGAGAATATTGGCGTTTTATCTGGTTCATCAGGTATTGCCTTATTCCAATTTTATTATGCAAAGTTTTTAGACAAAGACATCACTGAAACAAGTAATAGTTTGATGAAAAACTGTATCCAAAAGATCAATGAAGGTTATAACCATGGTACCTATTGTTCAGGAATTTCAGGAATGGGATGGGTTCTCAATCATTTAGAACAAAACGATTTTATTGAAATTGATATTGATAATTTATGTTTGGATTTAGACAATTATCTCTATCAATTAATGGTTAACGATCTACAAAAGGGAAATTACGACTTTTTACACGGAGGTTTAGGGTATGCATTTTATTTTCTTAGTAGATATGAAAACACAAAATCTGATAGCGCGAAAAAAAACTATCAGGCGTACCTACTTTTTTTTATACATCTAATAAGTAAAAAATCAGAAAATTATAAGAATACTATAAGATGGATTTCGGAAATAGGTGTAGAACACAAAGAAAAAGTATATAACCTCGGTCTATCTCATGGGATGTCTAGCATAGTCGGAATTCTTACAAAGTTATCGAAGCATCAATATTTTGAAAAAGAAACAAAACTTCTCTTACAACTAACAATTTCTTATATTTTAAAATACCAAAAAGAAAATACAAAAGGATATTCAATGTTCCCTAATGTCATATACGAAAATGGTTTTTATGAATATAAAAGTAGGCTCGCCTGGTGTTATGGAGATCTAGGAATTGGCATCAGACTTTGGTATGCTGCAAAAGCATTAGGGGATACATCATTAAAAGAAAATGCGATCAAAATTCTGGAGCATGCTGCACTAAGAACGAATAATGAACAAAACATGGTTAAAGATGCCGGACTATGTCATGGATCTTTTGGCAATGCCCAAATCTTTCTACGTATGTATAAAGAAACACAGATGTCTGTTTTTAAAGACGCTTGTGATTTTTGGATACAAGATGGATTAAACAAAGCAATCCATGTTGATGGATATGCTGGTTTCAAACAATGGAAAGGTACAAATAAGTGGAAAAAAGAAGTTTCTTTATTGGAAGGGATCGCAGGAATAGGACTTACTCTTATAGATTATTTGGCTGATTTTGAGACCAATTGGGATGAATGTTTAATGATAAGTTAA
- a CDS encoding ATP-dependent DNA helicase RecQ, with amino-acid sequence MSLNETDLQGALKKYFGFSQFRGLQEKVIESILGKQNTFVIMPTGGGKSLCYQLPALMCEGTAIVVSPLIALMKNQVDAIRSISSEEGIAHVLNSSLNKSEVKRVKGDIVSGVTKLLYVAPESLTKEEYVDFLKEQKISFLAVDEAHCISEWGHDFRPEYRNLRNIIKRIGEDIPIIGLTATATPKVQEDILKNLAMSNAKTFKASFNRPNLFYEIRPKTKNVDADIIRFVKQNSGKSGIVYCLSRKRVEELAQTLEVNGVKAVPYHAGLDAKTRAKHQDMFLMEDADVVVATIAFGMGIDKPDVRFVIHHDIPKSIESYYQETGRAGRDGGEGHCLAYYAYKDIEKLEKFMSGKPVAEQEIGHALLQEVVAFAETSISRRKFILHYFGEEFDEVTGEGADMDDNVRNPKKKHEAQEEVQLLLKVVNRTGEIYKSKDLVNTLIGKSNALIISHKTHEQPFFGTGKSREDKYWMALIRQVLVSGYLKKDIETYGVIRITPEGRKFIESPVSFMMTEDHVYDQTKDDSIITAAKAGGKAGGTDDRLVGMLKDLRKTVAKKLGVPPFVVFQDPSLEDMALKYPISIEELGNVHGVGEGKAKKYGKEFVALISKYVDENDIMRPDDFVVKSTGANSGLKLYIIQNVDRKLPLDDIAAAKGMDMPEFIKEMEAIVYSGTKLNITYWIDEILDEDQQEEIHEYFIEAENDKIDTAIEEFDGDYDDEELRLYRIKFISDVAN; translated from the coding sequence ATGAGTTTGAACGAAACCGACTTACAAGGAGCTTTAAAAAAGTACTTTGGTTTTAGTCAATTTAGAGGATTGCAGGAGAAGGTTATAGAAAGTATTTTAGGAAAACAAAATACTTTTGTTATTATGCCTACAGGTGGTGGAAAATCCCTTTGCTACCAGCTTCCTGCCTTAATGTGTGAAGGAACAGCTATTGTAGTTTCTCCGCTAATCGCACTAATGAAAAATCAAGTAGATGCTATTCGAAGTATTTCTTCTGAAGAAGGAATAGCACATGTTTTAAATTCTTCCCTCAACAAATCCGAGGTTAAAAGAGTAAAAGGAGATATTGTTAGTGGTGTAACCAAGTTACTTTATGTTGCTCCGGAGTCTCTGACAAAAGAAGAATATGTAGATTTCCTAAAAGAACAAAAAATTTCTTTTCTCGCAGTGGACGAAGCCCATTGTATAAGTGAATGGGGGCATGATTTTAGGCCAGAGTATAGAAATCTAAGAAATATTATTAAACGAATTGGAGAAGATATTCCGATTATAGGATTAACAGCAACTGCAACGCCAAAAGTTCAAGAAGATATTCTTAAGAATTTGGCGATGAGTAATGCCAAAACATTTAAGGCTTCCTTTAATCGTCCTAATTTGTTTTATGAGATACGTCCTAAGACAAAAAATGTAGATGCTGATATCATCCGTTTTGTAAAACAAAATTCGGGTAAGAGTGGTATTGTTTACTGTTTAAGTAGAAAGCGCGTTGAAGAGCTTGCTCAAACACTAGAGGTAAATGGAGTAAAAGCAGTACCTTATCATGCAGGTCTGGATGCTAAGACCAGAGCAAAACATCAAGATATGTTCTTGATGGAAGATGCTGATGTAGTAGTTGCTACGATAGCTTTTGGAATGGGTATCGATAAACCAGATGTACGTTTTGTGATCCATCATGATATTCCTAAGAGTATAGAAAGTTATTATCAAGAAACTGGTCGTGCCGGTAGAGATGGAGGAGAAGGACACTGTTTAGCTTATTATGCTTATAAAGATATTGAGAAGTTAGAAAAATTTATGAGTGGAAAACCTGTTGCAGAGCAGGAGATAGGACATGCATTGTTACAGGAAGTAGTAGCTTTTGCAGAAACTTCTATATCCAGACGTAAATTTATATTGCATTATTTTGGTGAGGAGTTTGATGAGGTTACAGGTGAAGGAGCGGATATGGATGATAATGTTCGTAATCCAAAAAAGAAACACGAAGCACAGGAAGAAGTGCAACTCTTATTAAAAGTTGTTAATAGGACAGGAGAAATTTATAAATCGAAAGACTTAGTAAATACGTTGATCGGAAAAAGTAATGCGCTTATTATATCTCATAAAACTCATGAGCAACCTTTTTTTGGAACAGGTAAGTCTAGAGAAGATAAATATTGGATGGCATTGATTAGACAAGTGCTTGTTTCTGGGTATTTGAAAAAAGATATAGAGACTTATGGTGTCATAAGGATTACTCCAGAAGGAAGAAAGTTTATCGAATCGCCTGTGAGTTTTATGATGACAGAGGATCATGTATATGATCAGACTAAGGACGATTCTATTATTACTGCTGCGAAAGCAGGAGGAAAAGCAGGAGGTACCGATGACCGATTAGTTGGGATGCTTAAAGATTTAAGAAAAACTGTTGCCAAGAAATTAGGAGTTCCTCCGTTCGTGGTATTTCAGGATCCATCGCTAGAAGATATGGCCCTTAAATATCCTATAAGTATTGAGGAATTAGGAAATGTACATGGAGTAGGAGAAGGAAAAGCCAAAAAATACGGAAAAGAGTTTGTAGCATTAATCTCTAAATATGTAGATGAGAATGATATCATGCGTCCAGATGATTTTGTCGTAAAAAGTACAGGAGCTAATAGTGGACTTAAGTTATATATTATCCAGAATGTAGATAGAAAACTTCCGTTGGATGATATCGCTGCAGCTAAAGGAATGGATATGCCAGAGTTTATTAAAGAAATGGAAGCTATTGTATATAGTGGTACTAAACTTAATATTACATACTGGATAGATGAAATATTAGATGAAGATCAACAAGAAGAAATTCATGAATATTTTATAGAGGCGGAAAATGATAAAATAGATACGGCGATTGAAGAGTTTGATGGAGATTATGATGATGAAGAATTAAGATTGTATCGTATCAAATTTATTAGTGATGTAGCTAATTAA
- a CDS encoding SIS domain-containing protein, which produces MNTLDTIISFAQKTINEEAKAIAHLEQLIDQEFAEAVNTIHNSNGRVIITGIGKSAIIASKIVATMNSTGTPAVFMHAADAIHGDLGNILKDDVVICISKSGNTPEIKVLVPLIKNFNNTLIGITSNKESFLGQEADFVLNAFVEKEACPNNLAPTTSTTAQLVIGDAVAVSLLNLKGFSSTDFAKYHPGGALGKKLYLRVNDIVSKNEKPEVSPDSDINAVIVEMTEKRLGATAVTEDNKIIGIITDGDLRRMLTTNTSFAGLTAKDIMSPNPKRIDADAMAIDALDRLEEYGISHLLAEEKGNYAGLLHIHDLMREGIL; this is translated from the coding sequence TTGAACACCCTCGATACGATTATTTCTTTTGCCCAAAAAACCATTAATGAAGAAGCGAAAGCGATTGCACACTTAGAACAGCTTATAGATCAAGAGTTTGCAGAAGCCGTGAATACTATTCACAATTCTAATGGTCGTGTAATTATCACAGGAATTGGCAAGAGTGCTATTATTGCTTCAAAAATAGTGGCTACTATGAATTCTACAGGGACTCCAGCAGTATTTATGCACGCAGCAGATGCAATTCACGGTGATTTAGGTAATATTCTTAAAGATGATGTAGTAATTTGCATCTCTAAAAGCGGAAATACTCCTGAAATTAAAGTGTTAGTACCTCTGATTAAAAACTTTAACAATACTTTAATTGGTATTACCTCTAATAAGGAATCATTTTTAGGTCAAGAAGCAGACTTTGTTTTAAATGCTTTTGTAGAAAAAGAAGCATGCCCTAATAATTTAGCTCCTACAACCAGTACCACTGCACAATTAGTTATTGGTGATGCTGTAGCGGTAAGTCTGTTAAATCTAAAAGGATTTTCTAGTACAGATTTTGCCAAATATCATCCAGGAGGAGCTTTAGGAAAAAAACTATACCTACGGGTCAATGATATTGTATCCAAAAATGAAAAACCTGAGGTAAGTCCAGATTCTGATATCAACGCTGTGATTGTAGAAATGACAGAAAAAAGATTAGGTGCAACCGCAGTTACCGAAGACAATAAAATTATCGGAATAATTACAGATGGTGATTTAAGAAGAATGCTTACCACGAACACTTCTTTTGCTGGGTTAACTGCTAAGGACATTATGTCCCCTAATCCTAAACGTATCGATGCAGATGCAATGGCGATAGATGCTCTAGATAGACTGGAGGAGTACGGAATATCGCATTTGTTAGCAGAAGAAAAAGGTAATTATGCAGGTCTTTTACATATTCATGATCTAATGAGAGAAGGTATTTTATAA